The following proteins come from a genomic window of Pyxidicoccus sp. MSG2:
- the miaA gene encoding tRNA (adenosine(37)-N6)-dimethylallyltransferase MiaA: MGEGVEGRPLLTVIAGPTASGKTALAIELARRAGGEVVSADSQQVYRHFDIGTAKPSAEELASVPHHVLSVVDPLESFSAAEYQRRADAVISEIAGRGRPVFVVGGTGLYLRVLLHGVVDAPGALPELRAELEALAAAEGREAVHRRLAVVDPETAAKLPPQDLVRVVRALEIHAQTGVPASEFRRAHAFSADRYPFRLYVLDPPREALYERINARTEAMFSGGLVEETRELMARGYADAAPMRSVGYVQARAVVEGRMTVAEAIHDTAQETRRYAKRQLTWFRKEPGAVFVQPPYESLLERSRENRGLPG, encoded by the coding sequence ATGGGTGAGGGCGTGGAGGGCAGGCCGCTGCTGACGGTGATTGCCGGCCCCACCGCGTCTGGGAAGACGGCGCTCGCCATCGAGCTGGCACGCCGGGCGGGCGGAGAGGTTGTCAGCGCCGACTCGCAGCAGGTGTACCGGCACTTCGACATCGGCACCGCGAAGCCCTCGGCCGAAGAGCTGGCCTCGGTGCCGCACCACGTGTTGTCCGTGGTGGATCCGCTGGAGTCCTTCTCCGCCGCCGAGTACCAGCGGCGCGCGGATGCGGTCATCTCCGAGATTGCCGGGCGGGGAAGGCCCGTGTTCGTCGTGGGCGGCACGGGGCTGTACCTGCGCGTGCTGCTGCACGGCGTGGTGGACGCGCCCGGGGCGCTGCCGGAATTGAGAGCGGAGCTGGAAGCACTGGCCGCCGCCGAGGGTCGCGAGGCCGTGCATCGCCGACTGGCGGTGGTGGACCCGGAGACTGCGGCGAAGCTGCCCCCTCAGGACCTGGTCCGTGTGGTCCGCGCGCTGGAGATCCACGCGCAGACGGGCGTGCCCGCGTCGGAGTTCCGCAGGGCACATGCATTCTCCGCGGACCGGTATCCCTTCCGGCTCTACGTGCTGGACCCGCCGCGAGAGGCGCTCTACGAGCGCATCAACGCGCGCACGGAGGCGATGTTCTCCGGAGGGCTCGTGGAGGAGACGCGCGAGCTGATGGCGCGGGGCTACGCCGACGCGGCCCCCATGCGCAGCGTGGGCTACGTGCAGGCGCGTGCGGTGGTGGAAGGGCGGATGACCGTGGCGGAGGCCATCCACGACACGGCGCAGGAGACGCGCCGCTACGCCAAGCGCCAGCTCACGTGGTTCCGCAAGGAGCCCGGAGCGGTGTTCGTGCAGCCGCCATACGAGTCCCTGCTCGAACGCTCTCGCGAGAACCGAGGCCTTCCGGGGTAG
- a CDS encoding HdeD family acid-resistance protein, protein MAITIERNQESAPTDRPKVTSSIWGGPFILGLLLTALGIVALGTAFLTSLVTAIFFGAMLAIEGVAEIVSAFRVRKSGGPFVLYLLGGVLSIVVGLFVLVYPGAGLAALTLLLAGYFFASGLFHAITSVVDRYPRWGWDFFYGAVSVFLGVVVMSQWPISAVWLVGTMVGIGILVRGVALMAGSLNLRRSLREVTA, encoded by the coding sequence ATGGCTATCACCATCGAGCGCAATCAGGAGTCGGCCCCAACCGACAGGCCGAAGGTCACCTCGTCCATCTGGGGTGGCCCCTTCATCCTCGGCCTCCTACTGACGGCCCTCGGCATCGTCGCTCTGGGTACCGCCTTCCTCACCAGTCTGGTCACCGCCATCTTCTTCGGGGCGATGCTGGCCATCGAGGGCGTCGCGGAGATCGTCTCCGCATTCCGCGTCCGCAAGTCCGGTGGGCCGTTCGTGCTCTACCTGCTGGGCGGCGTCCTCTCCATCGTGGTGGGACTGTTCGTCCTCGTGTACCCCGGCGCGGGGCTGGCCGCGCTGACGCTCCTGCTCGCCGGCTACTTCTTCGCCAGCGGCCTCTTCCACGCCATCACCTCTGTCGTGGACCGCTACCCCCGGTGGGGCTGGGACTTCTTCTACGGCGCCGTCTCCGTCTTCCTCGGCGTCGTGGTCATGTCCCAGTGGCCCATCTCCGCCGTGTGGCTGGTGGGCACCATGGTGGGCATCGGCATCCTCGTCCGGGGCGTCGCCCTCATGGCCGGCTCGCTGAACCTTCGCCGCTCACTGCGCGAAGTCACGGCGTAG
- a CDS encoding PQQ-binding-like beta-propeller repeat protein, whose product MKPFNARLAVLLAFLVPTLAAAQARSWTATAMPGPGDTAARVVMDEASVLTIRVVNTANNNSRRLSLLSFILPTGYTLLDTDPPPGWELTDLDVPSRRIMFTSTVGSCANGDYGLPQGGTVTFTIRVIAPAGAADVAADRFVTGNTNTYGRDHCDNTLFTANLTAAAWTRSGLYTQAAIRPPALGVGGETEARIVVENRTTATQTGVTAVGPSTGSITFNVLSLDPNPFQVNIPVRNAGVLVARVQPTSAGATEAQVQAVNAANTTTSQVAGTSMLNVAPMAAALDVDAVDAFSGDTVRVRMTVTNTSTTDSLVDVRPRNLVTQGSATFAALSGPTPASVSRLAPGTSAHFVWTYQVTGAERASYSFRAQADATRNGTAVAGDLVDSAQGSIVRHRVRISPAALAGNATTQTVTYTVQNRGTQPITAVQLLRPAANYFTWSSTPNVTGWSSNRNATTGIIVWTPTGAGIPVGGERAFSVVYSNFGSGTSLTGPTAFRHRIHVVDNGQLPPKRIEAPVTLLTGTAPEVERLTAVARDASVTLTWDNPALHNGVLVLRAAGAAPNTAPVQGRSYAVGATLGNATVVYTDAFSTASTFTDSTVANDTTYYYRVYNADDVRWYSAGNRPTSAALVATPRARLTNAPLWCYSVGLDARQQPITELGVGIFSSFNNSVVASTTQVSNPAQDGAERWRPLPLSGLIGSRFPVVPLRGLTGQYILVGDQAGVAYAINATTGQVLWRWDNGGTPIGTIQSFPVTQLHDFANAAFQAAHPGRDLVFFATRLANPAQNRVVALNAATGAVVWTYQPGDLGMVSGGMVVDYTTNRLFIGMKTHAGSTDTLRVLNTLATGPTAQEVARLPAGDIDVSLVRNAVSNLIFATDSDGTVHAVSVSTLQPAWNLTIASRPAPSTPAFTSFVRPQGAGFVASLAAGQVAFYDTTNVTVAPTLKWSTPIASPSGTFSFNRNAVARVYVGSSDGKVHQLELTNGADSQQVSIGGAQRIGTPTVDTTVSRLHVGSEDGRICAFPVPFP is encoded by the coding sequence ATGAAGCCCTTCAACGCCCGCCTCGCGGTGCTCCTTGCGTTCCTGGTGCCGACCCTCGCCGCGGCGCAGGCGCGATCGTGGACCGCCACCGCCATGCCTGGTCCGGGCGACACCGCCGCGCGGGTGGTGATGGACGAGGCCTCCGTGCTGACCATCCGCGTGGTCAACACCGCGAACAACAACTCACGCCGGCTGTCCCTGCTCTCCTTCATCCTCCCCACCGGCTACACCCTGCTGGACACCGATCCGCCCCCGGGTTGGGAGCTCACGGACCTGGACGTCCCGAGCCGGCGCATCATGTTCACGTCGACGGTCGGCTCGTGCGCGAACGGCGACTACGGTCTGCCCCAGGGAGGGACTGTCACCTTCACCATCCGGGTCATTGCGCCCGCGGGTGCCGCGGATGTTGCCGCGGACCGGTTCGTGACGGGCAACACGAACACCTACGGCAGGGATCACTGCGACAACACCCTCTTCACCGCGAACCTGACCGCGGCGGCGTGGACCCGCTCGGGCCTGTACACCCAGGCCGCCATCCGTCCGCCCGCGCTGGGCGTCGGTGGGGAGACGGAGGCCCGCATCGTCGTCGAGAACCGCACCACGGCGACGCAGACCGGCGTCACCGCCGTGGGGCCGTCCACCGGCTCCATCACGTTCAACGTGCTGAGCCTGGATCCCAACCCGTTCCAGGTGAACATCCCCGTGCGGAACGCGGGGGTCCTCGTGGCGCGCGTGCAGCCGACCTCGGCAGGCGCGACGGAGGCCCAGGTCCAGGCCGTCAACGCCGCCAACACCACCACCTCGCAGGTGGCGGGGACGTCGATGCTGAACGTGGCCCCGATGGCGGCCGCGCTCGACGTGGACGCCGTGGACGCCTTCAGCGGTGACACGGTGCGGGTGCGGATGACGGTGACCAACACGTCCACCACCGACTCGCTCGTGGACGTGCGGCCGCGGAATCTGGTCACCCAGGGCTCGGCCACCTTCGCGGCCCTGTCGGGTCCCACCCCGGCCAGCGTGAGCCGGCTCGCGCCGGGGACGTCCGCGCACTTCGTCTGGACCTACCAGGTCACCGGCGCCGAGCGTGCGAGCTACAGCTTCCGGGCCCAGGCGGATGCGACCCGGAATGGCACCGCCGTGGCGGGTGACCTCGTGGACTCGGCGCAGGGGAGCATCGTCCGGCATCGCGTGCGCATCAGCCCGGCCGCCCTGGCGGGCAACGCCACCACGCAGACCGTCACGTACACGGTGCAGAATCGCGGGACGCAGCCCATCACCGCGGTGCAGCTGCTGAGGCCCGCGGCCAACTACTTCACCTGGTCCAGCACGCCGAACGTCACCGGCTGGTCGTCGAACCGCAACGCCACCACTGGCATCATCGTCTGGACGCCCACGGGCGCGGGCATCCCCGTGGGTGGGGAGCGGGCGTTCTCCGTGGTGTATTCGAACTTCGGCTCCGGCACGTCGCTCACCGGGCCCACGGCGTTCCGCCACCGCATCCATGTGGTGGACAACGGGCAGCTGCCGCCCAAGCGCATCGAGGCGCCGGTAACGTTGCTGACCGGCACCGCGCCGGAGGTGGAGCGCCTCACGGCGGTGGCTCGCGATGCCAGCGTGACGCTGACCTGGGACAACCCCGCGCTGCACAACGGTGTCCTGGTGCTGCGCGCGGCAGGCGCGGCGCCGAACACCGCGCCCGTGCAGGGCCGGAGCTACGCGGTGGGGGCAACCTTGGGCAACGCCACCGTCGTCTACACGGATGCGTTCAGCACGGCCTCCACCTTCACGGACTCCACCGTCGCCAACGACACCACGTACTACTACCGCGTGTACAACGCGGATGACGTGCGCTGGTACTCGGCGGGCAACCGGCCCACGTCGGCGGCGCTGGTGGCCACGCCCCGGGCGCGGCTGACCAACGCGCCGCTGTGGTGCTACTCGGTGGGCCTGGACGCGCGGCAGCAGCCCATCACCGAGCTGGGCGTGGGCATCTTCAGCTCCTTCAACAACTCCGTGGTGGCGAGCACCACGCAGGTGAGCAACCCGGCCCAGGACGGCGCCGAGCGCTGGAGGCCGCTGCCCCTGTCGGGCCTCATCGGCAGCCGCTTCCCCGTGGTGCCGCTGCGTGGCCTGACCGGCCAGTACATCCTGGTGGGAGACCAGGCCGGCGTCGCCTACGCCATCAACGCCACCACCGGCCAGGTGCTGTGGCGGTGGGACAACGGCGGCACGCCCATCGGCACCATCCAGTCGTTCCCCGTCACGCAGCTCCATGACTTCGCCAATGCGGCGTTCCAGGCCGCGCACCCTGGCAGGGACCTGGTGTTCTTCGCCACGCGGCTGGCGAACCCGGCGCAGAACCGTGTGGTGGCGCTCAATGCCGCCACGGGCGCGGTGGTGTGGACGTACCAGCCCGGAGACCTGGGCATGGTCAGCGGCGGCATGGTGGTGGACTACACGACCAATCGCCTCTTCATCGGCATGAAGACGCACGCGGGCTCCACGGACACGCTGCGCGTCCTCAACACGCTGGCCACCGGCCCCACCGCGCAGGAAGTCGCGCGGCTGCCCGCCGGTGACATCGACGTGAGCCTGGTGCGCAACGCGGTGAGCAACCTCATCTTCGCGACGGACAGCGACGGCACCGTGCACGCAGTGAGCGTGAGCACGCTGCAGCCGGCGTGGAACCTGACCATCGCCTCGCGCCCGGCGCCGAGCACTCCTGCCTTCACCAGCTTCGTGCGCCCTCAGGGCGCGGGCTTCGTGGCCAGCCTCGCCGCGGGCCAGGTGGCGTTCTACGACACGACGAACGTCACCGTCGCGCCGACGCTGAAGTGGAGCACGCCCATCGCGTCTCCATCCGGCACGTTCTCCTTCAACCGCAACGCGGTGGCCCGTGTGTACGTGGGCAGCTCGGATGGGAAGGTGCACCAGCTCGAGCTGACCAATGGCGCGGATTCGCAGCAGGTCTCGATTGGCGGGGCGCAGCGCATCGGCACTCCGACGGTCGACACCACCGTGAGCCGCCTGCACGTGGGCTCGGAAGATGGCCGCATCTGCGCTTTCCCGGTACCCTTCCCGTGA
- a CDS encoding tetratricopeptide repeat protein yields MYNLLISLAVGIVVALLVKLAGFSLWAGLVPGIIALIGTFVLLARRVAGRIQALMTVVQQDLQSQPTSQKDAQGRVDRAVKTLEQGLVYDKWQFLVGPEIHAQIGMLKYMVKDLDGAKAHFDKASARNYMAKAMQGALYYQRKDFPAMKASFEAAVKSGKKESIVWAVYAWCLLQNKEKDDALRVLARGVEENPKDEKLKGSLAQLQNDKRLKMKPYEPMWWQFGLEAPPMMPPMGGGRRMQFNTRR; encoded by the coding sequence ATGTACAACCTTCTCATTTCCCTCGCCGTGGGGATTGTCGTCGCGCTCCTGGTGAAGCTCGCGGGCTTCTCCCTCTGGGCCGGCCTCGTTCCCGGGATCATCGCCCTCATCGGCACCTTCGTCCTGCTCGCCCGCCGGGTGGCCGGCCGAATCCAGGCCCTGATGACGGTGGTCCAACAGGACCTCCAGTCGCAGCCCACCAGCCAGAAGGATGCACAGGGGCGGGTGGACCGGGCGGTGAAGACGCTCGAGCAGGGGCTCGTCTACGACAAGTGGCAGTTCCTCGTCGGCCCGGAGATCCACGCCCAGATCGGCATGCTGAAGTACATGGTGAAGGACCTGGACGGGGCCAAGGCGCACTTCGACAAGGCCAGCGCGCGCAACTACATGGCCAAGGCCATGCAGGGCGCCCTGTACTACCAGCGCAAGGACTTCCCGGCGATGAAGGCCTCCTTCGAGGCCGCCGTGAAGAGCGGCAAGAAGGAGTCCATCGTCTGGGCCGTGTACGCCTGGTGCCTCCTGCAGAACAAGGAGAAGGACGACGCGCTCCGCGTGCTCGCGCGCGGCGTGGAGGAGAACCCCAAGGACGAGAAGCTCAAGGGGAGCCTCGCGCAGCTGCAGAACGACAAGCGCCTGAAGATGAAGCCCTATGAGCCCATGTGGTGGCAGTTCGGGCTCGAGGCCCCTCCGATGATGCCCCCCATGGGTGGCGGCCGTCGGATGCAGTTCAATACGCGACGCTGA
- a CDS encoding response regulator — MKVLLVEDDASLREGMGEIIAELAEVREVGTETEALEALRAERFDLVITDLRIAGHEQGGRTVLEAARRGQQAVAIVSAAAPDEVSRTLRPHQPDAVLVKPFQLDDIVTLVERFLALRRQAEQVATAGAPASEGAWTEAGPGVRTAATGPEADAAWMRVAAGGAFTWRPGAKGSEGVLLVEGDLEVAGERHTAPRYFFVGASQAPEVHSREGCLAITLALKG; from the coding sequence ATGAAGGTGCTGCTGGTCGAGGACGACGCGAGCCTCCGGGAAGGCATGGGCGAGATCATCGCCGAGCTGGCCGAGGTGCGTGAGGTCGGGACCGAGACCGAGGCGCTGGAGGCGCTGCGCGCGGAGCGGTTCGACCTGGTCATCACCGACCTGCGCATCGCCGGCCACGAGCAGGGCGGGCGGACGGTGCTGGAGGCCGCCCGGCGCGGTCAGCAGGCGGTGGCCATCGTCAGCGCCGCCGCTCCCGACGAGGTCTCCCGGACGCTGCGTCCCCACCAGCCGGACGCGGTGCTGGTGAAGCCCTTCCAACTGGACGACATCGTCACCCTGGTGGAGCGCTTCCTCGCCCTGCGGCGCCAGGCGGAGCAGGTGGCCACCGCCGGGGCTCCTGCTTCGGAAGGCGCCTGGACGGAAGCCGGGCCCGGGGTCCGCACGGCGGCGACGGGCCCGGAGGCGGACGCGGCCTGGATGCGCGTGGCGGCCGGCGGCGCCTTCACCTGGCGACCGGGCGCGAAGGGCAGCGAGGGCGTGCTGCTCGTGGAGGGGGACCTGGAGGTGGCTGGCGAGCGGCACACCGCGCCCCGGTACTTCTTCGTGGGGGCCAGTCAGGCGCCCGAGGTCCACTCCCGCGAGGGGTGCCTCGCCATCACCCTGGCGCTGAAAGGTTAG
- a CDS encoding response regulator produces MQGNRLASGSRVAIVGGGIAGAGLAASLLFNGRARGLTLDVRVYAGGTAERTAPPAVLTPECRSRLAALGCRIPTEWRAHELRGVEIIAEGRRELLPAASGGLWVVDGWPQGQGGLEQVRDVMATAASAQGARFVSRHVEKVERQAPAPDAPASVRGAGPLVVRAQGSGDRFHAVALATGAGPLMGDAFFKGFRPAPTVAAVQARLRHASPRLELAPLARLWIAPLPTVDALFLLPGASSVYALAFGPAVTPADLCQVLMMAARDGLVEEGFELAALETTRLPYGPGRTLVAPGQVVVGPAAFGHPLQVGLSETLASCSRAAVALLDGGLDASALERRYVREGLGELMEDAAAGARSITWLRRAGRRAPAAFIAAKGRRGMGGVYGGGVLGMSAPTPTALLGAARWAGLREVVGSWMRTTMEPVPTVVPELEPDLYYVVDDDPDAREALTALLESTGAKVVSFADELALFCAVARRPPTAILLDVVLHWVDGLRLAEGLKQHPLTRNTRVVVMSGLNRPHVRQRALDAGAEAFLPKPVDPERLLRLLTGHVPMEPDARPTVSEEALGSDRYAS; encoded by the coding sequence ATGCAGGGCAACAGGCTGGCGAGCGGTTCGAGGGTGGCAATCGTCGGAGGCGGCATCGCCGGCGCGGGGCTGGCGGCCTCGCTCCTCTTCAACGGGCGGGCGCGCGGGCTGACGCTGGACGTGCGGGTGTACGCAGGCGGGACGGCGGAGCGCACGGCGCCCCCGGCGGTGCTCACTCCGGAGTGCCGCTCACGCCTGGCGGCCCTGGGCTGCCGCATCCCCACCGAGTGGCGCGCGCACGAACTGCGCGGCGTGGAAATCATCGCCGAGGGCCGCCGTGAGCTGCTCCCCGCGGCCTCGGGTGGGCTGTGGGTGGTGGACGGCTGGCCACAGGGACAGGGCGGGCTGGAGCAGGTGCGGGACGTGATGGCCACGGCGGCGAGCGCCCAGGGCGCGCGCTTCGTCTCGCGCCACGTGGAGAAGGTGGAGCGGCAGGCTCCGGCGCCGGACGCGCCCGCGTCGGTGCGGGGCGCGGGGCCGCTGGTGGTGCGCGCGCAGGGCAGCGGAGACCGCTTCCACGCGGTGGCGCTGGCCACGGGCGCGGGGCCGCTGATGGGGGACGCGTTCTTCAAGGGCTTCCGCCCGGCGCCCACGGTGGCGGCGGTGCAGGCGCGGCTGCGGCACGCGTCGCCCCGCCTGGAGCTGGCGCCGCTGGCACGGCTGTGGATTGCGCCGCTGCCCACGGTGGACGCGCTGTTCCTGCTGCCCGGGGCGAGCTCGGTGTACGCGCTGGCCTTCGGCCCCGCGGTGACGCCAGCGGACCTGTGCCAGGTGCTGATGATGGCGGCGCGGGACGGGCTGGTGGAGGAAGGCTTCGAGCTGGCGGCGCTGGAGACGACGCGGCTGCCCTACGGGCCGGGCCGGACGCTGGTGGCGCCGGGCCAGGTGGTGGTGGGCCCCGCGGCCTTCGGCCACCCGCTGCAGGTGGGCCTGTCGGAGACGCTGGCCTCGTGCAGCCGCGCGGCGGTGGCGCTGCTGGACGGCGGGCTGGACGCGTCCGCGCTGGAGCGCCGGTACGTGCGCGAGGGACTGGGCGAGCTGATGGAGGACGCGGCGGCGGGCGCGCGCTCCATCACCTGGCTGCGCCGCGCGGGACGGCGGGCGCCGGCGGCCTTCATCGCGGCGAAGGGCCGGCGCGGCATGGGCGGGGTGTACGGCGGCGGAGTGCTGGGGATGAGCGCGCCCACGCCCACGGCCCTGCTGGGCGCGGCGCGCTGGGCGGGCCTGCGCGAGGTGGTGGGCTCGTGGATGCGCACGACGATGGAGCCGGTGCCCACCGTGGTGCCCGAGCTGGAGCCCGACCTCTACTACGTGGTGGACGACGACCCGGACGCGCGCGAGGCGCTGACCGCGCTCCTGGAGAGCACCGGCGCGAAGGTGGTGTCGTTCGCGGATGAACTGGCGCTGTTCTGCGCGGTGGCGCGGCGGCCGCCCACGGCGATTCTGCTGGATGTGGTGCTGCACTGGGTGGACGGCCTGCGGCTCGCGGAGGGGCTGAAGCAGCACCCGCTCACGCGCAACACGCGGGTGGTGGTGATGAGCGGGCTCAACCGGCCGCACGTGCGCCAGCGGGCACTGGACGCGGGGGCCGAGGCCTTCCTGCCCAAGCCCGTGGACCCCGAGCGGCTGCTGCGCCTGCTCACCGGCCACGTGCCGATGGAGCCGGATGCCCGGCCCACGGTGAGCGAGGAGGCCCTGGGCTCGGACCGCTACGCGTCCTGA
- a CDS encoding diguanylate cyclase, with protein MERRGRTSGRSLLLIIEDDAGVRESLMDLLAARFDVLAAQDADAGLELAREHRPDLVLLDRFLPSGDGLMVLEALQRDARTEAVPVIFLTGDADEATLERCLEMGAVDFIHKPASARELLARIDRALRQSEQQRRLQILAQTDALTGLANFRALTVRLEEEFRRAHRYQYSLSVVVIDLDHLKAINDGMGHDVGNRAIFALASQLKGNLRESDFAARFGGDEFVALLPHQTALEAAVFAERIRAGLRTVGVQKSDGRPAPFGLSVSVGIADHTLEGPKEDPDALMKAADAALYEAKREGRDRVVVFGRPVISPPVQRH; from the coding sequence ATGGAACGGCGTGGCCGTACCTCGGGGCGCTCTCTCCTCCTCATCATCGAGGACGACGCGGGAGTTCGTGAAAGCCTCATGGACCTGCTCGCCGCCCGCTTCGACGTGCTCGCGGCGCAGGATGCGGACGCGGGCCTGGAGCTGGCGCGTGAGCACCGACCGGACCTCGTCCTCCTGGACCGCTTCCTTCCCAGCGGCGACGGGCTGATGGTGTTGGAGGCACTCCAGCGCGACGCGCGCACGGAGGCCGTGCCGGTCATCTTCCTCACCGGCGACGCGGACGAGGCGACGCTGGAGCGGTGTCTGGAAATGGGCGCGGTGGACTTCATCCACAAGCCGGCGAGCGCGCGTGAGTTGCTGGCGCGCATCGACCGGGCGCTGCGCCAGAGCGAACAGCAGCGGCGGCTTCAAATCCTCGCGCAGACGGACGCGCTCACCGGGCTGGCCAACTTCCGCGCGCTGACGGTGCGGCTGGAGGAGGAGTTCCGCCGGGCGCACCGCTACCAGTATTCGCTGAGCGTGGTGGTCATCGACCTGGACCACCTGAAGGCCATCAACGACGGCATGGGGCACGACGTGGGCAACCGCGCCATCTTCGCGCTGGCGTCGCAGCTCAAGGGCAACCTGCGCGAGTCCGACTTCGCGGCCCGCTTCGGCGGCGACGAGTTCGTGGCGCTGCTGCCGCACCAGACGGCGCTGGAGGCGGCCGTGTTCGCCGAGCGCATCCGCGCCGGGCTGCGCACCGTGGGCGTGCAGAAGAGCGACGGCCGCCCTGCCCCCTTCGGGCTGAGCGTGAGCGTGGGCATCGCCGACCATACGTTGGAAGGGCCGAAGGAGGATCCGGACGCGCTGATGAAGGCGGCGGACGCGGCCCTCTACGAGGCGAAGCGTGAGGGGCGGGATCGGGTGGTGGTGTTCGGCCGGCCGGTGATCTCCCCGCCGGTGCAGCGGCACTGA
- a CDS encoding PqqD family protein, with translation MSAGFGEDRVPRPREGVSGQRFGSDYIVLDAEGRTLRGLNPTAIRVWELCDGKRTARAVAEQVAGEFKADARQVLTDTLRFLTELARLGLIDELQEVR, from the coding sequence ATGAGCGCGGGCTTCGGTGAGGACCGCGTTCCCCGGCCGCGCGAGGGCGTGTCCGGGCAGCGGTTCGGCTCGGACTACATCGTGCTGGACGCGGAGGGGCGCACGCTGCGCGGGCTGAACCCGACGGCGATTCGCGTCTGGGAGCTCTGCGACGGAAAGCGCACCGCGCGCGCCGTGGCGGAGCAGGTGGCCGGAGAATTCAAGGCGGACGCGCGGCAGGTCCTCACGGACACGCTGCGGTTCCTGACGGAACTGGCCCGGTTGGGCCTCATTGACGAGCTTCAGGAGGTACGGTGA
- a CDS encoding S24 family peptidase: MQPESSHSTVPSALRWIPVRGDSMWPSLRSGDLAGVEPLAREPRPGEVVLARFDHALVLHRVKRCDAGVLALRGDNSPAEDPPLPPSRVLGLVRRVQRSGVVLEAGWDSGPSRLGRWRVAVKWRLAALLGRGGRS, translated from the coding sequence ATGCAGCCAGAATCTTCCCATTCCACCGTGCCATCGGCGCTGCGCTGGATCCCCGTGCGAGGGGACAGCATGTGGCCGTCGTTGCGCTCGGGGGACCTGGCGGGTGTGGAGCCGCTGGCTCGCGAGCCGCGTCCCGGTGAGGTGGTGCTGGCGCGGTTCGATCATGCGCTGGTGCTTCACCGGGTGAAGCGGTGTGACGCGGGAGTGCTCGCGCTGCGCGGGGACAACTCGCCGGCGGAGGATCCGCCGCTGCCGCCGTCGCGCGTGCTTGGGCTGGTGCGGCGGGTGCAGCGCAGCGGCGTGGTGCTGGAGGCGGGTTGGGATTCGGGCCCGTCGCGGCTGGGGCGCTGGCGGGTGGCGGTGAAGTGGCGCCTGGCGGCGCTATTGGGGCGGGGAGGGCGCTCATGA
- the hisS gene encoding histidine--tRNA ligase, translated as MNDLLPGEIEIWQHVEGTARELFGRFGYGEIRTPMVEDTALFVRSVGEETDIVGKEMYTFLDKGERSLSLRPEGTAPAARAYIEHAISNQEPVTRWFYMGPMFRYERMKTGRYRQFYQIGAEAYGAKEAAQDAEMMDMVVQFLNALDLKDVSLNLNSLGDEACRPAYHSKLVEYLKAHREELCGDCQRRMETNPLRVLDCKNEKCQAVAAAGPNVLEFLCEPCRAHFDDLQRKLTALGIKYVVNPRMVRGLDYYTRTVFEFIASHPALGTASTVGGGGRYDKMMKGLGGPDVPAVGFAMGLDRLVLLLKESGRKYTAAPDLFVAVADEGSQDVAFTLASRLRREGLRVDFDTRGGSLKSQMKRADKSGARFTLVLGEAERTSGQAKLKPMAGGDAIPVSLDSVAETIRRARQDAQPAGSA; from the coding sequence ATGAACGATCTCCTCCCCGGGGAGATCGAGATCTGGCAGCACGTGGAGGGCACGGCGCGCGAGCTGTTCGGCCGGTTCGGCTACGGGGAGATCCGCACGCCCATGGTGGAGGACACCGCGCTCTTCGTGCGCAGCGTGGGCGAAGAGACGGACATCGTCGGCAAGGAGATGTACACGTTCCTCGACAAGGGCGAGCGCAGCCTGTCGCTCCGTCCCGAGGGCACCGCGCCCGCGGCGCGCGCATACATCGAGCACGCCATCAGCAACCAGGAGCCCGTCACCCGCTGGTTCTACATGGGGCCCATGTTCCGCTACGAGCGGATGAAGACGGGCCGCTACCGCCAGTTCTATCAAATCGGCGCGGAGGCCTACGGCGCGAAGGAGGCCGCCCAGGACGCAGAGATGATGGACATGGTGGTCCAGTTCCTGAACGCGCTGGACCTGAAGGACGTGTCCCTCAACCTCAACTCCCTGGGGGACGAGGCGTGCCGGCCCGCGTACCACTCGAAGCTGGTGGAGTACCTGAAGGCGCACCGCGAGGAGTTGTGCGGTGACTGCCAGCGGCGCATGGAGACCAACCCGCTGCGGGTGCTCGACTGCAAGAACGAGAAGTGCCAGGCCGTCGCCGCGGCGGGGCCCAACGTGCTCGAGTTCCTGTGCGAGCCGTGCCGCGCGCACTTCGATGATTTGCAGCGCAAGCTGACGGCGCTGGGCATCAAGTACGTCGTCAATCCGCGCATGGTGCGCGGCCTGGACTACTACACGCGCACCGTCTTCGAGTTCATCGCCTCGCACCCCGCGCTGGGCACCGCCAGCACCGTGGGCGGCGGCGGCCGGTACGACAAGATGATGAAGGGCCTGGGCGGGCCGGACGTGCCCGCCGTGGGCTTCGCCATGGGCCTGGACCGGCTGGTGCTGCTGCTCAAGGAGAGCGGCCGCAAGTACACCGCCGCGCCGGACCTGTTCGTGGCCGTGGCGGACGAGGGCTCGCAGGACGTGGCCTTCACGCTGGCCAGCCGCCTGCGCCGCGAGGGGCTGCGCGTGGACTTCGACACGCGCGGAGGCAGCCTCAAGAGCCAGATGAAGCGCGCGGACAAGAGCGGCGCGCGCTTCACCCTCGTGCTGGGCGAGGCCGAACGCACCAGCGGCCAGGCGAAGCTGAAGCCCATGGCCGGTGGTGACGCCATCCCCGTGTCCCTGGACAGTGTGGCGGAGACCATCCGCCGCGCCCGGCAGGACGCCCAGCCGGCGGGCTCCGCCTGA